GTGTACTTAAGATTAATATCACAAATAGTCAGCTGTAACTCGTCACAAGTTGAAATCATATTGCTTATTATTTGAATTCCATCTCAAATTAAACTGAACTAAGATAAGAAGCTACATAGAAGCACTAACATCCTACTGaataatttccaactttcatcAAGACTACTTCCACGTACTCTATGCTGTGGGAAAGTTACCCATATCATTGATAATCGGTAATATTGTTAATGAAAGACTGAGAACTAGCCTTAACCTCAGATCAGGGCCATTCACATTGGACGACCGGATATCCTTCCATGCATGACGAATGCTTAAGAGTAAAACCCACCTTGCCAGTAAGCATGATAACAGTTACTCCCTGTGATACTGCCTCTCTCAAAGATTCTATTGACTCTGAATGCAGGTGTCCTTCATAATCCACAACAGTACCTTAATAATTTTTGCAAAGAAGTTACTTGCTAGAAGTTGGTAAGAACTAGCCTTAACGCAAAGAAGTTACTTGCATAAACAGTATACTTCTTGATGTTTCATCACCTCACCATCTATATCACATACTATATGGGTCAGTTTCGGCTGATGACCCTCCCGTAAACTCCTTTTCTCTATATCTCTATTGGCCTCTACATATTAAAAGTTCAGAGGTTCTCCAGTAAGAAGAAACAGATGGCAACCATTCACataaaagaaaaaaacacaacaaTAATGTGCAAGGGCGACCTACCATCAGAATTTTCTGAATGATCCATATCAGTACTGAAATGATACGCACTCCTAATGAGTCCTTTTCCTATCCATTCAAGAGTATTTAATATTTGTTCTTCTTCCTGCTCCATCTCTTCTTCAGCCTCCTTGCTGAGTTCATGATCAAAGCCCAATAAATGCAACAATCCATGAACCTGATGAAGATTAAGTTGGTTAACACAGAATAGGCTCACAATCAGCAAAGCTATTCCAACACTGAAAAAATCGCATGGAGGTTCTCTTCATAAGAACCAGAAGTACCATTGAAGTAATTATTTGTTCACAGAAGGTAGTCAAGCGATCAAGCCAATAGGCAAAATTTGAAGCTTTATCTTGGTATACAAATTTCAACTTTCAAGCATAGgactaattcaaaaaaaaatctcatGAAGTAAATACACACCTAGGGCGTGCTTCGTTTGCAACCCCAATTGCCCAAGCCAACGTTTGGGTAAGCCGCCTCTTTGGCCAGTGACTGGATTGAGGCCAATCCATTGGTGTGCACTCTGATGTTGCCTACCATTTGCCAAATAGCTCATAGCCAAAGTTGATTTGCCAAATTTTGGCATTGCAATTGGCTGCCAACCAATTAGGCTGTTACTGGCAAGTTTCGACATTGCCAAATATTGGCTTGCCCAAACATTGTCACTGGGGCTGCAAACCAAGCACATCTCCATCTTGCTATTAACTGGTGTGTTGTCAATATTGATCCAATTCTAAGTTTCAAAAAAGATATCGATCCAATTTCCTTCATGCTTAATTTTGCTATTGTGACCGTTCAAACTATAATATGAGCTCAAAACCACCATTATCAGACATCGCTACTGCTACGGTCAATGATAGATCAGACGAGACCTACACAACTACAAACAGAAGCCTGCGGGCACCCCAATAAGCAGAACAAATGTGGTGCTGGAAATAAGTCAGAGAGACCAACCATGAGAATTCTTATCTCATCAAGAAGTGTATGGCCTCTTTCTTCCGCTTGCCGTCGGGCTGTGTCAACAGAAATTACCAAGTCACCTAGTTGCAGCTGTTGAACCAAAAACAACAAGTAAATACTAAGATCTGATAGAAACATCTGTAACAAGCAAACTAGTTCAACATCGACAGAAACATCTGTAAACGTCTTACAACGGGAATTTGGAGCCCCGGGATATGCTGCGACATTGACAGAACGTCTGTCGCGTGGTCTTCATCCCTCCATTCCTTGTTCAGCTTCCTGATAAAATCGTCATCACAAAGCAGCAGAGACACCTCAACGCTGTCGTACTCATCCACATTGCTTATACAGGGGTCTCTGGTCTTGTACTCCGAGTTCCCCAAATTGTGGAATGCCAGCTTCATCGCCTTCCCAGCATCCGTTCGAAGCGTTTCTGCAATACTCTGCGAAGCAATTCGCAATTACAGATGCAGGCTAGGAATTCAACAAGTCCAGGGATTGAAAATCGCGTGCGGAAGCTATTATCACCAGGATGAGGGGGTCGTCGGGGAGGGCTTCTTCGATGCCAATCTGCACGCTGAGCTCGGCGGGGCCCTTCCGCCTGGCTCTCCTCCGCCTCGGATACATCGGCTGCGCCGAACCGCGCCGCCGTGGTCTGGACATGGATGACGCGTAGTgccgcgaggcggcggcgaggaaaTGGGGTGGGCTGCGACCGTGGGgatgaggaggcggaggcggcggcggcggctgcgagtgAAGCGGGAGGGTCGGGCGCGCTGAAAAAGGGGGCGGAGAAGGGCGGAGGAGGTGGTTGGAGGCGAGCGCGCGGGAGagaaggtggtggaggcgcgccattgatgagaggaggaggaggaggaggaggctgcgcGCGTGTGCAAAGTCGGAGAGGAGGAAGATAGGGTTAAACCATTCCATCTTTTTTTCTTTGAAGCTACTACCATTTAGCGGGGCCGCGGCCCAAAATTGCGCCTCGCTCGCTGGTTCTCGCTAGGAAGGCTCGCTAGCTCGCCAGTTCGCTTGATCGGCTTTTTTTTTCCTGCTCATTCCTCTCTTATTGGCtgatgaaaaaaaaacatttttttatttAGAAAACTTTGATGACATCAAAAAGTGTTCAGGTGATTTCTAAGAATTGTTCGGGGATTTAAAAAAggttcaatttttttaatttttttttgaaattttgattgTTTTTGGAGATTTAAAAATGATAACGAATTTGAACGTGCATTTATAAAGGCTTGTGAATACAAAAAACTAAATTTAAATAAATTTCATGAGTTTGAAAAAGTTCCTGAATTTGAGAGAATTTTCGTGAATTTTAAAATATATATGAATTTTTAAAAATcgtaaattgaaaaaagttcatgagtttgaaattttcatgaattagaaaaaataATGAATATGAAAATAGTTCATgaaatttaaaataaaaaattcatgaatttggaaaaagtccACAAATAATAAAAATGTTCATGGAAATGAAAATGGTTCAAGAATTTTGATAAAATTAAAAAATGAACCGAAACAAAAACTAAGTATAAGATTcagcagaaaaaatagaaaaagaaaagccAGACTAGAAGCACCTAGAATCTTTTCCCAAAAACAAAATGGCCCAATTGTCGCCCTGCCGGGCCATTCGCCCCACATTGCCTCCGCACGTCGCGTGATCCCCAAAGTTTATTTTTTGAGCGAAAGGCATCGTCATAGCGTGGGTTAGACCATAAAAGACACATGTTTGGGAACCTGTAGGGGCTAACTACAAGTGACGAAGTATTCGGCGCCATAAGGGACAAAGTATTCAATGCTATAAACGTCGAATACGTTTTGGCGCCCGAGTTGTCATAATTTATGGAGGACGCACCATATCCAACCCACAAGCATTTGTGTTTGAAGGTTGGGTTCATTGGTTTGGACTGCGCGCCATCTGCCAACTGTTACGTTTTGGCGCCCGAGTTGTCATAATTTATGGAGGACGCTCCATATCCAACCCACAATCATTTGTGTTTGAAGGTTGGGGGCATTGGTTTGGACTGCGCGCCATCCGCCAACTGTTCAGGAGGGAAGTTTCATCCTAGCCTATTTCTCCCCCGCGCAACCTGATCAATGACATTGTCGTCCGTACGGTTGTCATTTCCATCCCTGCCAATGACGCACTCGCATTTCCACCTGGTAGAGTGCCAATTAATGATCGTCGCGTTGTTTCGCGCCCGCACG
This region of Triticum aestivum cultivar Chinese Spring chromosome 2D, IWGSC CS RefSeq v2.1, whole genome shotgun sequence genomic DNA includes:
- the LOC123054796 gene encoding endoribonuclease YBEY, chloroplastic isoform X1 — protein: MARLHHLLSRALASNHLLRPSPPPFSARPTLPLHSQPPPPPPPPHPHGRSPPHFLAAASRHYASSMSRPRRRGSAQPMYPRRRRARRKGPAELSVQIGIEEALPDDPLILSIAETLRTDAGKAMKLAFHNLGNSEYKTRDPCISNVDEYDSVEVSLLLCDDDFIRKLNKEWRDEDHATDVLSMSQHIPGLQIPVLQLGDLVISVDTARRQAEERGHTLLDEIRILMVHGLLHLLGFDHELSKEAEEEMEQEEEQILNTLEWIGKGLIRSAYHFSTDMDHSENSDEANRDIEKRSLREGHQPKLTHIVCDIDGTVVDYEGHLHSESIESLREAVSQGVTVIMLTGKTRASTIATFKLLNMEGRGDFISENSPGVFLQGSLVYGEHGQLIYRANLDVDICKEACLYSLKHKIPLVAYCEEQCLTLFEHPSVDLLHTVHHETKVKVMPSVEDLLEYSSIQKLLFLGNTDEDFSVLTQHWSELTEGKACVIKEQPNAIEIVPLNSSKGGGIMVLLDHLGLTEDSDLEAVGDYTRWLSNK
- the LOC123054796 gene encoding endoribonuclease YBEY, chloroplastic isoform X2; the encoded protein is MARLHHLLSRALASNHLLRPSPPPFSARPTLPLHSQPPPPPPPPHPHGRSPPHFLAAASRHYASSMSRPRRRGSAQPMYPRRRRARRKGPAELSVQIGIEEALPDDPLILSIAETLRTDAGKAMKLAFHNLGNSEYKTRDPCISNVDEYDSVEVSLLLCDDDFIRKLNKEWRDEDHATDVLSMSQHIPGLQIPVLQLGDLVISVDTARRQAEERGHTLLDEIRILMVHGLLHLLGFDHELSKEAEEEMEQEEEQILNTLEWIGKGLIRSAYHFSTDMDHSENSDGTVVDYEGHLHSESIESLREAVSQGVTVIMLTGKTRASTIATFKLLNMEGRGDFISENSPGVFLQGSLVYGEHGQLIYRANLDVDICKEACLYSLKHKIPLVAYCEEQCLTLFEHPSVDLLHTVHHETKVKVMPSVEDLLEYSSIQKLLFLGNTDEDFSVLTQHWSELTEGKACVIKEQPNAIEIVPLNSSKGGGIMVLLDHLGLTEDSDLEAVGDYTRWLSNK